TATCGCGGCACGTTCTGGTCGTGGGCCGTCGGAAAGTACCTGCCCAGGCTGCTGAAAAACCGCTACGGAATCGTGAGCTGGGAGACTCACGGCCTGGACAACCTGCGCGAATCGTTGAAGGCCGGACACGGCGTCGTGCTGTGCCCCAACCACTGCAGCTTCGCCGACCCAATGGTGTGCGGCATTGTCACCACAGAAACGCCCGTCCATGCTTACGCGATGGCAAGCTGGCACGTGTTCAAACAAAGCTGGCTGGAAACATTCGTCGCTCGCCGCGTCGGAGCGTTCAGTATTTATCGAGAAGGCATGGACCGCCGAGCTCTCGACACCGCGGTAGACATCGTCGCCACCGCCGAACGGCCTCTGGTCGTGTTTCCGGAGGGCGTGATATCGGCCGCCAACGATCGCCTGATGCCGCTGATGGAAGGCACCTCGTTTGTCGCGCGAGCAGCCGCGAAAAAACGAGCGAAGCATCATCCGGAATCGAAAGTCGTGATTCACCCGCTCGCTCTGCGCTACCAGCACCAAAGCGATCCGGAAACGGCCTTGGTATCAGTCATGGATCGACTCGAACAGCGAGTGTTCTGGCAGACTCAAACGCCCCTGCCGATGCTGCAGCGAGTCCACCGGCTGCGCGAGGCGGTGCAGTGTGCTCGCGAAGTGCAGATTCTCGGCCAGGCGGCCACCGGCTGTGTGGAAGATCGAATGGCGCGCCTGGTGAACCACATCTTGCAGACGTACGAACAGGAATGGCTTGGTAAAGTTCGCTGCGGCGACCCGATCTTCCGCGTCAAAGATCTGCGAACCGAAATCATCGCCGACATGGTGGCCAACAAAGTCGATACAGCAGAACGCCGGCGGCGTTGGCGGCATCTCACCGACCTGTATTACGCTCAATGCATGTCACTGCACGTGCCCGGCTACCTGGATGAAGAACTGGTCGGCGATCGCCTGAACCATCACATCTTCGAAACAGTTGCTCGACTGGAAGAGGAACTGACCGACCAATCAACGGTCATTGAAGATATTCACGCAGTCGTGAAGCTTGGTACCGCGATCGAGATCGATCCGAGTTCTCGACGAAGCCGCGGCGAAGACAGCCTGATGAGTGACCTGCGGACGGAAATGCTGAAACTGTTCGGAGTCCCCGACCACTGGCCTCCCGTTCCGGTGCGCGATGTCGAATCGCTGGAACAAAGTATCACTTCGTAACTTCCGCTTTTGTTTTGGCTTTGCGATTCGCCCGGCGGGCGGCAGTACGTTGCCTTGGGCACAAGCCCGGGGGCGCGTTCCAGCGAGATTGAGAAAGCCCCGAAGGGGTGGCAGTAGTTTCGTTTCATCCTATCGCTGTCGCCCCTCCGGGGCTTTTGTGGGCGACGCTTCGCTAACCTCGGGCTTACGCCCGAGGCTACGTGCTTCGGCCCTGCCGGGCCAGGAACACACTCCAATGCCCGCACTTTGGCGGAACAAGACCAGTCCAAACGTTAGAGCACGTCATGACCTATTTCCTGGAAGCCCGAGCTCCCCCCCTGCGACTAATTTTTGGACCTCTTTTGTTTCACCGCGAATTAACAACTATTTCGGAAGTGGAATCGTCAGCGTACCGTTCCGTTTTGTCTGCACGCGGACGTAGCCGTTGTTTTCCGTAAACGGTTCCTTCATGCCTTTCCAAACCGTGCGTTGAGCTGGGCTTAGAATGGTGAGCTCCAGTTTCGAAAGCTTGAACAATGGAATGCAAAGCAACGTGAGTTCGTCAGTGTTCCGCTGATAACTACTCTTCGCAACATCACCTGACGGCAGCATCTTCTGGACGCTCTTCAACAACCGTTCCCGCTGGAACGGTTCCAGCCAGAGTTCTCGATCCAGCATCGCCACGACGAACTTCGCTCGAGCGTCCTTTAGCGTTTCGTCGCGATTCGTGATCGCCTGGGAATTCTCAGGGACGCTGGACTTCACCGTGTGCGTCCACAACTCGTTTGCGAGCAGTTGACTAATACTGGGAACCGGAAAAGCGACTACCACATTTCGGCCCGCATTCTGTTGCTGGTAGCGCTCGATGTTCTTTCTCGTGTTCGCTTTCCATGCTCTGATGACCGAATCCATCGTCCCCTTGCCCGCCAGTGTCAGTCGTCGGACGTCTCGTTCCGAAAGGTCGCAGGTTGACTCGTAGAAGTCGATTCGCACGGCTAGGTTGTGCTGCAATCGTGTTCGTTGTGCTGCGGACACATCTTTTAGTCTTTGCTGCACCGTTTCCGCGTCTTCTGCCGTCATGACCGGAAAGGCCTCGCTATTGCCTGACGCGGCGGACTGTGGTGCTGTCAGTGCAACGGCGAGGACTTTCTGGTTGTCCGAAAAGAAACCGTTCGGTTTCCACGTGACGACTGTGCCAATCACAGAAGTCGAAGGGAAATACTGGAACGATCGTCGTGCCCGCTCCTTCGTCTGCATCGAATAGCAGGCGGCGTTCAAGTCCACCTTCTTAGAAACGATCTCGGCCATCTTTTCCCGCTGCTCAGGCGTGAAGAAGAAGTACTCATCCAGCAGATTCAGGACATAACCCAAAGCCGCTGCTCGATAGAATTCTTCTCGCTCTTCCAGCGCCTCTGACAATTGATTCGCCTGCTTTTCCGGCAGCGCGACTTTATCTTTGACGGCTTCCGTGCCGGCGCCTTCCAAATACAGCGCGGGACCGGTCAGGTCTGTAAACACGATCGGAAAGAAGTCGTCGAAGACACGCTGTCTGTCCTGGGCGTCCCCGGCTTTCCAGGACTTTTGCGAATCGGAAATCGATGCCTCAAGGGCTGCGGCCAGCTCCCGTTGCTGTGGCTCAGTAAGTTCCGCCTGAAGGTCGAACCATTCCTGCATCACGGCGGCGTGCGACTGTAGACGCTTAAGCCGTGTATCGACATCTTTTGCGGGCCGAGCAACAGCCTCCTGAGCCGGCCTGAATCCCGCCGCTGGCATCGCCGGTCGCACGGGCCGCGCGGGTCTGGCCTCTTCCGCCCCGGTAAGCGCCTTCAATGCCCGCTCGATTGCTGAAGCCATCTTTTCGACTGCAGTGCCCGGCTTTTGTTGAGCGGTCGCCGGAACGTCTGCGATCAAAAGGACCAGCAGAAACGCCAGTCCGCGTTGGGTCGTAATGAAACGTCTTGAATCCATGTCCACTCCATTTCATGTGCCTATGGCTCAGCGGTCACCCCTACTACATGCTTGATTGTTGACCCATGAAGACGACAATGCAAGTTGGCCTCGCAATGACTTCATGCGAGCCTTCCGCATGTGGAGAAAACAAATGGCGAATCGACAGAGATCTTTGCTCGTTGTGGTTCTGCTAACGGTGGCCGTGTCCACCCTGCCGGAAGCCAATGGCCAAGACGCTGTGAAAGCAGAATCGGATACGGTGGAACTTATTGCAGCTTTGAATCAACGCCGAGCAGAGTTCCCGGCGGTTTTCTCCCATAACTTTGCCAACGACGGCTTGCCACCGAAGTTTTTTGTTGCCGGTGATGCTGACCTGGACAACATGCAGCAGCGGCGAGATGGACTGGTCGCACGCGTGCAGGCGAATGGAACATGGACATCGACCAACCTGACTCTGCAGTTTCAGCTCATCGGCGACTTTGACGTGGAAGCGGATTTCACGGGATTGAAATTCAAAGGCCCGGAATTCAGCGGCGTCGGGATCGCCATTGCCATTGACGATGAACAGAAGCTGATCCCTCGAATTCTAAGAAGCAAAGAACTGCGAGAACGGCAAACAGTTCGAGTTTCGATGTCGAAAATCATCGACGGCGAACGCGATTTTGGTGACAACAGTCAGGCCCCCTGCGAAGCCATGTCTGGTGTACTGAGGCTCAGTCGCCGCGGAAAGACGATCTACTACCTTGTTGCCGATAATGACACCGCCGACTTTCGACTCGTCGGGCAACGAACCGCTACAGCAGACCCCACAACTCCGAAAGCCATTCAGTTTCGTTCACTTTCGGACGGCAGTGCGTCCTCGGAAGTCGTGTGGACAAATATTCGCCTTGCCGCAGAACGGTTGCTGCAGCCTCCTCCCCGAGGCGTGACGCCGATTCGGTCGCTGTACGTTCTCACCTTCGCCGATGGCAATCTGAAAAAGATTGCCGAGCCCGCGCCTGGCATGACACAGCTCGGATCTGCCGAATGGTCCAGCGATGGAAAAACGATCGTGTGCGACATGTCGAAAGGAGGCACGGCCACATCGCGAATCATCAGGATGAAAGCAGATGGAAGCGACTTCGAAGACTTGGGTCACGGTTGCATGCCCAGCCTTTCGCCGGACGGAAAGAAGATCGTTTATTCTGTTCCCGGTCGCGGAATCACAACGATGAACTCAGACGGTTCAAACGTCGAAACCATTGATGCGCAAGGCTGGGGAACTCAGTGGTCACCGGATGGTAAACACATCGCGTGGGCCAGCGGTAATAACATAACACTGCTCAACACCGAAACCGACGAACGGACACAATTACTGACACCCGCTCAGCAACTAATGGTCGGCCACATTTACTGGAACCTGGGCTGGTCTCACGACAGCAAGTCGATTGCTTTTAAATCGGGCAGTCCGGCCGGCAAGTATCAACTGGTGGTCGCTGATATTGGGTCACCGGACGGCTTTCAGGTATTGTATACGTCGACAAACATGGAAGAAGACGTGTCGTGGATGGCGGACAACGAGTCCATCGTGTTCACCGCAATGCTTGAGGATGGTGCTCGACGCGAACTGGCCACGATCTCTCGCGAAAAGGGTGCAGTTGCAAAGCGGCTATCGGCAATCCCGGAAGGCTGGATTGGCCTCAACCCCGACTGCTCACCAGACGGCAAATACGCCGTCTTCGCCGGCGCGCCGCCTCCGCAACCCACCGAATGGACGGGTAAGTGACGTGATAGCGGGATGTGTTGGCGTTTGAAGTTTGAGACTTGCGAGTTCACTCTCGCGTTTCAAAGACCATGCGGCTTTGGAAAAAGGGCCACGCACCTGTACCTCTCCCAGGCGAAGCCTATGGGGGAGGTCGGACAAGCGAAGCAATGTCCGGGAGGGGGCACGCGTTGGCATGCCAGTCACGTTCCGCGCCCGGCCCTCCCCCGATCTTGCTTCGCTCGATCGACCCCTCCCACAATAAATTGCGGGAGGGGTTGAAGCGAAAGTGGACCCGACTTGTTCTTGTTGTGAGTGAGTCTGCTCAAAAAGCACAATGGACTGGCCTTTTCCATAGCCGCACAGTTTCATCATGGTGAACCTGCATCGTGATGAACCTGGTGCCACTCAATTGATGCTGCCCATTCAGTCCAGCAACACCAGAGCGTCAGACAATTCATTCACATCGTCTTCGCCGCGCGGCAACGCTGTGGCTAAGGAGGTCGCGGCATGGTTGATCGTGTCACAAATGGCGGTGCCGACGTCGTCTTTGCGAAGAGCTTCAGTGAGGCGTTCGCACAATTGTTGCGGAAATTCTTCGCCCAGCTTTTCGACCACAGTGCGATCGCCCAAAACCACGGCCATGCGTTCGTACAGGGAGACAAAGATTAAAACACCCGAAGCGCCTTCGGTGTGATGCACGCGGCGGTCGAAAAACAGTTCGCGAGCTCGCAGATTCACTTCTTCTTTCATCTGCTGGCGAGCCGTAAACAATAAACGTAGACCGTGGAACCGGTCTGCCAGCACGGCACCGACCAGAAAGCACACAGCCATCACGGTAACCATGAGCAACACCTGAGCCCACACGGGAAAGCCACCCCAGTGTCCGGTATCAACGTCGCCAGGAAACGCCAGAAAGACGGCGATCGCTCCCAACATCGCGCACCACAGGCCAACAATATCTTCGGCACGGTCATATCGCCCCGAGGCGGTCGCCACGACGGGCACAATTTCGCAGCACGATTTCGATTCGGCAGCACTAACGGCAGCAGCGACTTTGGTTCGCTGGTCGGTTGTGACGGCTTCGGATGCTGTTTGCATGTTCGGTCTTCTCTTCACATTCGGTGGGCAACACGGCCCAATGGGCGGCAATAAAACGATAAAACTTCGGCAGCGAACTTACCACGAACCGGACGCTCCGCCGCCGCCGGAGAACCCTCCGCCAAACGAACCGCCACCAAACCCGCCGCCGCTACCCCGGCTGTTCGCCATCGACCGCATCACAAACCAAAGTACCGTGAACACGCCGCCCCAAAACAGCCACGCCCAACCACTGGCCCCTCGACGGTACAACGACACGGCCGTAAATATGGCAAGTCCCACAAAAACCAGGGGCACGATATATTCCATCGCTGACTTCGGCCGACTGGGAAGCTCCAGCTTTCGCGCCATTTTGTCCAGCGCTTCCACGCCCGCTACGATGCCTCCGGAAAAGTTCCCCTGCTTGAACTGAGGAATAATGAATTCATCCATGATCTGCTGGCAGGTTTGATTTTCGCTGCGGCCCCAACCGGCTCCTAATTCAATCCGAGCTCTCCGGTCTCCCTTAGACACCAGCAGCAGAATTCCAGTGTTCCAATCCTGCCCTTCCAGCTTGGCGTGGCCAATCTGCCACTGATTGAACAGCAATGCCGCAAACGTTTCGATAGGCATGTTGTTGCCGCCGCCGTGTTCCGCCATCGAATTAATCGTGACCACGATGATCGGCGTCGCTTTGTCTGTCAGCAGCTTGTCACAGATTTCGCGAATTTGGGCGACTGACGCTTCATCCAGCAGCCCCGCTTCGTCGCTGACGAATTCTCGTTCTCCGGGCGGCTGAAGGTCGAATTCCTGAGCGACCGCCAACGTCGCAGAAAACGACATCAACAGGCACGGCAAAGCTTTCATCAGACATCGAGGTAGCATTGTTCAGAACTTAATCAGGGCAGTGGATCGGTTCATGACGGGAAGTACGATTGTGACGGTTCAACAACAGCCAACAGTGAGAGGCTGCGCTTTCATTGAAAATAGTCCGTCGACGGGTCTCAACCGGAATGTATCTTCGTTGCAGACGCACAAACTAGCGGCTGCTGCCGTTGCGGCAAACGCAAAGCAGTGAGTCATCAGTTGTACCGACCACCCTCCCAGATGAGAAGACACAACGGATGCTGGACAAACTTCGGGAAGGACTCCTGTTCCAACTCGCGAAAACTCTGTACAAACGAAACCTTGGCCAATCGGAAGAGATGACGGCGGCGCTCGAAGATCGCGAAGCCTACGAAAGCTATCGAGCCGAATGTGTGGAAAAAATTCGGGAAGCAGCACACCGACTCGCTGTTCCCGTCAGCCAGCGCGATGTCCTGGATCTCGGATGTTTCGACGGTGCGTTGACCTCAAGCCTGAAAACATTCGACCCGGCATCGCTGACCGGAATTGACATCGATGCCGACGCGATCGAAACCGCGAATATCAAATTCGCCGGTCCCGATGTGGAATTTCGAGTCAGCGGCACCGATAGATTGCCGCTCGCCGACGAATCGATTGACACCATTATTTCCTACGATGTCTTTGAACACGTCGAAACCCCAGCGCAGATTCTGTCCGAATGTTATCGCGTGCTTCGACCGGGCGGTTCGATGCTGATTGGAACCTGGGGTTGGTACCACCCATTCGCTCCGCACTTGTGGTCGGTGATGCCCGTTCCGTGGGCGCATGTTTTGTTTAGCGAGCGGATTATGTTGCGTGTTTGTCGACGTATCTATCAGACAGACTGGTATCAGCCGAACATGCACGACTTCGATAAAAACGGCGAACGCATCCCGGACAAATTCAACTACGAATCCATTCCCACAGACTATCTTAACAAGTTTCTGATCCGCGATTTCGAACGCATTTTTCAGCAGTCCGAATTCGATTTTCAGATCCATCCGGAACGATTTTCATCGCGAGCCGCAGCGTGGACGAAACCACTGCTCCGAGTACCAGTGCTGAAAGAATTCTT
This DNA window, taken from Fuerstiella marisgermanici, encodes the following:
- a CDS encoding TPM domain-containing protein, whose translation is MLPRCLMKALPCLLMSFSATLAVAQEFDLQPPGEREFVSDEAGLLDEASVAQIREICDKLLTDKATPIIVVTINSMAEHGGGNNMPIETFAALLFNQWQIGHAKLEGQDWNTGILLLVSKGDRRARIELGAGWGRSENQTCQQIMDEFIIPQFKQGNFSGGIVAGVEALDKMARKLELPSRPKSAMEYIVPLVFVGLAIFTAVSLYRRGASGWAWLFWGGVFTVLWFVMRSMANSRGSGGGFGGGSFGGGFSGGGGASGSW
- a CDS encoding DUF1583 domain-containing protein; translated protein: MANRQRSLLVVVLLTVAVSTLPEANGQDAVKAESDTVELIAALNQRRAEFPAVFSHNFANDGLPPKFFVAGDADLDNMQQRRDGLVARVQANGTWTSTNLTLQFQLIGDFDVEADFTGLKFKGPEFSGVGIAIAIDDEQKLIPRILRSKELRERQTVRVSMSKIIDGERDFGDNSQAPCEAMSGVLRLSRRGKTIYYLVADNDTADFRLVGQRTATADPTTPKAIQFRSLSDGSASSEVVWTNIRLAAERLLQPPPRGVTPIRSLYVLTFADGNLKKIAEPAPGMTQLGSAEWSSDGKTIVCDMSKGGTATSRIIRMKADGSDFEDLGHGCMPSLSPDGKKIVYSVPGRGITTMNSDGSNVETIDAQGWGTQWSPDGKHIAWASGNNITLLNTETDERTQLLTPAQQLMVGHIYWNLGWSHDSKSIAFKSGSPAGKYQLVVADIGSPDGFQVLYTSTNMEEDVSWMADNESIVFTAMLEDGARRELATISREKGAVAKRLSAIPEGWIGLNPDCSPDGKYAVFAGAPPPQPTEWTGK
- a CDS encoding TPM domain-containing protein, producing MQTASEAVTTDQRTKVAAAVSAAESKSCCEIVPVVATASGRYDRAEDIVGLWCAMLGAIAVFLAFPGDVDTGHWGGFPVWAQVLLMVTVMAVCFLVGAVLADRFHGLRLLFTARQQMKEEVNLRARELFFDRRVHHTEGASGVLIFVSLYERMAVVLGDRTVVEKLGEEFPQQLCERLTEALRKDDVGTAICDTINHAATSLATALPRGEDDVNELSDALVLLD
- a CDS encoding lysophospholipid acyltransferase family protein, translated to MQKVVFDEPYEFVPPYRGTFWSWAVGKYLPRLLKNRYGIVSWETHGLDNLRESLKAGHGVVLCPNHCSFADPMVCGIVTTETPVHAYAMASWHVFKQSWLETFVARRVGAFSIYREGMDRRALDTAVDIVATAERPLVVFPEGVISAANDRLMPLMEGTSFVARAAAKKRAKHHPESKVVIHPLALRYQHQSDPETALVSVMDRLEQRVFWQTQTPLPMLQRVHRLREAVQCAREVQILGQAATGCVEDRMARLVNHILQTYEQEWLGKVRCGDPIFRVKDLRTEIIADMVANKVDTAERRRRWRHLTDLYYAQCMSLHVPGYLDEELVGDRLNHHIFETVARLEEELTDQSTVIEDIHAVVKLGTAIEIDPSSRRSRGEDSLMSDLRTEMLKLFGVPDHWPPVPVRDVESLEQSITS
- a CDS encoding class I SAM-dependent methyltransferase; this translates as MLDKLREGLLFQLAKTLYKRNLGQSEEMTAALEDREAYESYRAECVEKIREAAHRLAVPVSQRDVLDLGCFDGALTSSLKTFDPASLTGIDIDADAIETANIKFAGPDVEFRVSGTDRLPLADESIDTIISYDVFEHVETPAQILSECYRVLRPGGSMLIGTWGWYHPFAPHLWSVMPVPWAHVLFSERIMLRVCRRIYQTDWYQPNMHDFDKNGERIPDKFNYESIPTDYLNKFLIRDFERIFQQSEFDFQIHPERFSSRAAAWTKPLLRVPVLKEFFTSYIWCVLSKPGNVRQTPSPRISTAPERPVPQPSSCP